One genomic region from Cetobacterium sp. 8H encodes:
- a CDS encoding GNAT family N-acetyltransferase: MIVIRQTTTDDIENIYMHLNLNYVEKYCETHKEEEKKNHERWYNFLINSPNYVMFTVEDLSETFLGIVKFELEEDLEGAEISLYLAEGIRGRGYSTTIVNASIEELRFKHPALKYVVAYILEENERSIICFEKSGFKFMGQIDYRGIEHLLYMKTLD, from the coding sequence GTGATAGTGATAAGACAAACAACGACAGATGACATAGAAAATATTTATATGCACTTAAATTTAAACTATGTAGAAAAATATTGTGAAACTCATAAGGAAGAGGAGAAGAAAAACCACGAAAGATGGTATAATTTTCTGATAAACTCCCCTAATTATGTAATGTTTACTGTCGAAGACCTGAGTGAGACTTTTTTGGGAATTGTAAAATTTGAACTTGAAGAGGACTTGGAAGGGGCTGAAATTTCATTATATTTAGCTGAAGGAATAAGAGGAAGAGGATATTCTACAACAATAGTAAACGCTAGTATTGAAGAGTTGAGATTTAAGCATCCAGCACTGAAATATGTTGTGGCGTATATCTTAGAAGAAAACGAACGTTCTATAATTTGTTTTGAAAAATCTGGATTCAAATTTATGGGGCAAATTGACTATAGGGGGATAGAACATCTTTTATACATGAAAACTTTAGATTAA